In the genome of Spirochaetia bacterium, one region contains:
- the ispD gene encoding 2-C-methyl-D-erythritol 4-phosphate cytidylyltransferase, which produces MNSALIFAGGSGRRMNTKSKPKQFLQLYGKEILVYTIENFQKHPEIDNIIVVCKENWIPYFKELLVKYKLDKVKWIVPGGSTGQESIYKGLLELSKHVEKDTIVLVHDGVRPFVDAELISKCISCTQEHHSAITVVPAVETFIQLDGEKVDSITDRSKCCLAQAPQCFFLGELLATHEQARKEGHGEMIDSASLMKNYGYPLYVVFGNYDNIKITTPSDFYVFRALYDVRENQQIFGI; this is translated from the coding sequence ATGAATAGTGCGCTCATTTTTGCTGGTGGATCTGGTAGGCGAATGAATACAAAATCTAAGCCAAAACAGTTTCTTCAATTATATGGCAAGGAAATACTTGTTTATACCATAGAAAACTTTCAGAAGCATCCGGAGATAGATAACATAATCGTGGTATGCAAAGAAAATTGGATTCCCTATTTTAAAGAGTTGCTTGTGAAATATAAACTCGACAAAGTCAAATGGATTGTGCCAGGGGGATCGACAGGACAAGAATCTATTTATAAAGGACTTCTTGAACTTAGCAAACATGTTGAAAAAGATACTATAGTCCTAGTGCATGATGGAGTTCGTCCCTTTGTTGATGCTGAATTGATTTCCAAATGTATTTCTTGTACACAAGAACATCATTCAGCTATAACCGTTGTTCCCGCGGTTGAAACCTTTATCCAATTGGATGGAGAAAAAGTAGATTCAATAACAGATCGAAGTAAATGTTGCTTGGCACAGGCTCCACAGTGTTTCTTCCTAGGTGAATTGCTTGCTACCCATGAACAAGCTCGAAAAGAAGGTCATGGAGAAATGATTGACTCTGCTTCATTGATGAAAAACTATGGATACCCCTTATATGTTGTTTTTGGAAATTATGATAACATTAAAATTACAACACCGTCTGATTTTTATGTTTTTCGAGCCTTGTACGATGTGCGAGAAAATCAACAGATATTTGGTATATGA